In Lolium rigidum isolate FL_2022 chromosome 3, APGP_CSIRO_Lrig_0.1, whole genome shotgun sequence, the genomic window AGAGTTCAAGGCCGGAAATTGGTCTCTGCCGTAGAGCTGCAGTCGAGTGAAGAGCCTGGCTGAGGGGGCTACGGATATTACCAGAAAACAGAAGCTGTCATTTCTAAAATGGTCGTATGGTTTTACCAACCTCTGCAATGTGTTCTCCCACCGTCTGCTCGAATGATGCCCCAGGAGTGCATTTTCCATAGACTGATAATATAAAGACCCACTGAAAGCATGGCTTGATAATTATGATATGAAGTTTTGGTCGTCGTTTTGGATTTTCATGGTGTTCCCTCTCCAGTGTGCATCTCGTCTTCTGCTTATAATTATGATGTCATCCTTTTTCATATTGTGAAATACTATTCCGATGCGAGATGAATATATCATCCTGAGTTGGGACGAGCGGGTGCACCGGAAGAGGAACCGGCCGGGCATCACCAGCCTGGATACCACCGTGCGCATGGATAAGTTGTGGGTTCGAGGTGGCAAGGCTGGGCAGGCAAACCGCCGGGCTGGGACTGGAGCACCTGCACACGCGCAACGGCGCGAGGAAGCCAGACAAGATGCACCGCCGACGCGAGCACGCACGACGAGAGTTTGACGAACGCGCGGAGCTACGAAACAAAAGCCACCGCGTGCGTCTCGCTCACATCTCTATCCATCTCGTGCCGTCCACATCCGAAAGCGGCGCTACGTATATTTATATGGGATACGAGGGATGTGGTTGATCGAGGCAGTCATCGCTAGACACGACGCCGGTCTCACTACTGACAGCGAGCGCGtggccatggaggaggagagagcgGCCGCGGCGGTGGCGAGCGGCGTGCCGCCTGCAGGAGCCGGAGGCGCGGAGGCCTCTCGGGTGACGGCGGGCGCGACGACGATGAAGGTGGTGGCGGCCGTGGACGCGGGCGAGGAGAGCCTGCGCGCGCTGTCGTGGGCGCTGGACCACGTCGTCCGGCAAAACCCCGGCGCGtccgtcgtcgtcgtccacgCCCAGCACCGCGCCGAACACTTCGTCTACCCGGTCGCCGCCCACGGTATCGATGGCTACAATCACACACTCTTCTTTGGATTTGCGATCGCTGACACACTCGCGTGCGTGCACGGTGGCAGGTCTAGCGTACGCTCCGCCCATGGCTGTGGACTCCATGAAGAAGACGCAGGAGGAGAACGCCCGGAGGGTGGTGTCCCGCGCGCTGGAGGTGTGCGCGCAGAGGCAGGTGACGGccaaggcggcggtggtggagggcgACCCGAAGGAGGCCATCTGCCAGGCCGTGGAGGACATGCACGCCGACCTGCTCGTCCTCGGCAGCCGCGGCCTCGGCATGATCAAGAGGTACGCACTGATCACCGGTCGTGCGTTGTGATAAAGCAATCGTCTGACCTTCTTTGTGGTTCGTTCTCCGTGGCGCTGCAGGGCGTTGCTGGGCAGCGTGAGCGACTACCTCGCCCACCATGCGAGCTGCCCCGTTCTGATCGTGAAGCCCCCCAAGGCGCACGCCAAGGGAACCGGAAGCTCCACCTGAGCTAAGCTGCTATTGGATCGTCTGTCAAGCGTCAACCACAACCAGTAGCACTGAACTTATTCGCAACCGTGTTAAGTGTGCCTTGTATCACCTGTGCAGGAGTACACAAGCAATGTAGAAAAGTAGAAACTGAATAATGAACTGTTGTACTGCTACATACAGATGCTCAGTCCTACACAGGCATCAGTTCAGAAAGTCGATTATGTAGTTGTTTTTAGCGCAAATACTGAAATAAACCATCGCAAGGCCTGAAAATGATAATGGACAATATAGAAGTATTGTCAGTGCACTATAATATCATACACTAACAGGGCCTGATATTTTCTTCTTAGTTAACAAAGTTTGTAAGTTTCTACATGCTCCTACAATTTCTCATTGTACACCTGTTAAAAGAATTTTTAGATATGTTAAAGAAACCATGAAAGTTGATCTTACTTATCAAAAATCATCTTCCAAGTTACTACTTACTTCCTTGGTAGGATGCGTTGATGTTAGGAGGTCAACATGAGGTTTTGCTATCTTTTTTTGGACTAAATTTAATCTTGGAGTATAAGTAAATAGGCTACAGTCTCCAGATTCAGTATTGTATATTAAGGCTGAATATAAAGCTCTAGTCAATGCTACCGCTGAACTAATATGGTTTAAAGTTTTACTTGGTGAGCTTGGTGTCATTTTAACAGAGAAACCATGTTTATGGTGAGATAACTTAGGTGATACTTATTTGTCGGTCAATCCTGTTTTTCATACACGTACTAAACATATTGTACTAAACATATTGAAGTGGATCTTTACTTTGTTTGAGAACGAGTGGCAGACAAGTTATTAGATATCATGCTCATTTCAAGCAAAGATTAAGTTACAGATGAATTCACAAACAGAGTGAGAAGTCTAGACGAGTTTAAGCGTCTCAACCTATCTACCACTACTGGTTTAGATTAAGAAGGAGTGCTAAACAATGTAATACTATATAGGGGCTTGCTCCAGGACAACCCCCTCCCCCTAAACTCGTAGAACTCGTAGAGCCCATCCAAGCCCATATCCAAAACCATGTATATCCATGTATAGGTATACAGATCCATGTATAGGCGTGATGCAGTCTTCAATCTCTATCCCGCACACAACCCTGAGCCGCCCAACCTCGCCGTTGTCGACCGCCGTGCTTCTTCACTGCGGGCAGGTCGGCGTCTGCTTGGCCGCATCATCGCCGCCCAACGCCGCCGGCCAGACAAGCAGTCAGACATGTCCGGCAACAAGTCcggcaatttttttttctctaACAACAAGTCCGGCAACTCCCAATAGCCCTCATTAAAATTTCGTCGCTCGGAACTACTTCGACGACATGTATCGGCCGGACTGTCCGTCGCGTCAACGCGCCGCCGCCTTGCCGTGCCGCCgccctgccgcgcctccacccttGCCGGCACACACCTACAAGGCCATTCCGAGCTGTGTGCCGGCCGGATCCACCTTGGAGTGCATAGTGCCTGGCCAGCACTGCCACCACCACCGGTCCGCCGGCCACGACCGTCGCCAGCGATGAACCGGCGTACGTATGTATTGGTAtacatacatatgatagaaagacGTATAATTTGGTTGGGCTATACGGGTTTTGTAGTATTAATTATGAAGGGGTATCGGATGATCTCAGCCGTTCTTGTGTTTGAGTTTGTCTAAGTTTaggttgagtttttttttttttgcgaaacgcagtacaatcaaagacgcttatacatacgcgcacacactcacccctatgaacgcacacacgcacaccctacccctatgagcacctccaagagactgcgttgaagaactgatccggcaggtcttgagattgacgaagtcaccacaggcgcctcgctgtcgacgggaacgttgcctcccactgaagaatattccgcctttatgagacaccaaagtgtcaactctgggatttgaactctggtgggctgggggtgccactgccctcctaaccatccaaccacaggttagtTCTCGTTTAGGTTGAGTTTGAGGGGAgggggttgtaccggagcaaaGGCCTACTATATATAGTACAAAATAGTATTCTACCCATATACACACCAACATGTACATGCTACGAGAGGGATCTTTTCCTACCCTATATAAAAACACAACAGAGCTTGAATTAAAGGACATCGTTTCCGCTAAACCCTAAAttacaacaaatgcaagaaaagtaTAAGGTGATCGTTTTCATCTACTCATAGGGCGAGATTGTTGGTAGATACCCTCGGCACCCTGAGTTCATAAAGAGGCTAGAAGAGGCTGAGTAGTGATCAATCAGCGATACACTGCCTGCTGTTATGGGCGCGTTTGGTATCATGGGTCTAATCTGGGTGCCACTGTGTCagtgagaagaactgcagtacgcgtTCCAGTACGCGTTCTATACATGTCACGGATTAGAAAACGCCCTTGTTTGGTGGCCTGGGCTGCATCAGTTGGTACCCAAATGTCATTTTGTTTGGATGCCTGAAAAAATGTGTCGTCTGTGCTTAGCCAGAGCCCATGCGTTCGGTTGCCATTTTGGGCACACAATTTTTGCTTCTCCTCAACATATTCAAATATGGTAGCCTTACCATCACACAACGGTACACAAAAGCACACACGAGCATACATTAAACATAGTACTTAGCATCTAATCCCTAGCACAGAGTGGTAAGATGCCTACTTAACCTAGGACAGACTCCCAGGCCCAAAAGGAATGGTCATACGCCTGAAGAGGCCAACATTACAGGCAGATATCCACAAAAGCATGTATGCAACAACCTTTTGAGGCCAACACTACAAGCAGAACTTCACAAAAGGACAGTTATGAACAAGCAGATAACAAGGACAGCGCAAACTTCAACCTTCATGGCGTGGATCCGCCCAAGGGCCATGGCGATGCTTCTTGCAGCTCTAGAGGCTCTCCACGGAGGTCGCCTTCATGTACACCTGGACCTGGAAGCCGTCTCCCATGGGGGTGAAGACGAGTGTGTCATCGGCTTTAAGTCGAGCCTTACTGGGGAACTCACTCCAGGCCTTGATGAAGCTGACTCGCCCAACCTTCCACTAGAGCGACACCTTGTACTCGTAGTAGTCACCCATGTATAGTGCCACCTTCACCGGTGGCCCATTGTTCTTCAGCTTGTACTTCTTGATGAAGGGCTTCTCCGTGATGGGCGGCACGGTCAGGGCAAGGACGTCTTGGCTCTCCACCTGTACGAAGAAGGCAGGAATCCTTTCCCTAGGACCGTGCCCCAGTTGAGCAGGACGCCTAGCATGAACCCTAGGCTCGTAGACCTGGCGTTTGGCATCCATGAAGCCTTCATTGGGGCCCCGAAGCTGCTCCCGGACGGCAATGTCGCATGCCTCCCCTATCGGCCCCTCCGGGAAGGTTTCCAGGAAGGCCCAATTCTGCAGATGCCATGCAAATGAGAAGAGTGAGCTATACCGAATCTACACCTGGGAATACCTTGGGTTGGGCCTAGAAATTCCTGAAGGTAAAAAactcaggcccgagcccggcccggcccactGTCGGGCCTAGAAATTGAGCCCGAACCCGACCCAAATGAGTAAAAGCCTGGCCCGGCCTGGCTGGCCTGACCCGATCCTTGCCTAAATTGCGCAAACTGTAAGCCCGAGCCTGACGTTCGAGCTCGAAatccggcccaagcccggcccgaagtgcaagctCGACCCAGCCCAACATGAAATTTTTGGGCCGAGTCGGGCCGGGccgttcgggccgggctgccTATACCCAGCTGTAACTGAATCATTGGCATGGTGAGCTCCAATGGCATGCTTGGGATTGCCATGCCGATGCACATTGGCAATGACAAGCTCATCATCAACATGGCAATGACAAGAATGGCAAAGCCAATTTGGTTCAAGCAACCTTGTGTCATCATCATGACAATGACAAGCTCTTCGGCAACAATGCCAATGACAAGCATGACATGCTTGTCATTGCCAATGTGCATCTGCATGTCAACGACAAGCATGCCAATGATGAGTATGATGAATGTTGGCAATGACAAGCATGACATACATCCTACTCATCACTGACATGTCAATTGAAACAATTTGGTTGAGGCAACCTTGTCATTGCCATGCTTCTGACTAACATGCAATGCACATTGACATCAATCGAATCTACATTGGCATACCACATACCGATTTGGAAGGGGTGGAGTACTTACAATTGGATGGTGCATTAGCGGgcccgtcggaggaggaggctacGCACTGGCGTCGGCATGTGCTCCACCACTTCCCAACCCAAAtcctggaggaggcggcggcgccggagcaaCGGTCAGAGGACGGAGCACTGATGGGGCGGAGGGTTGCCGGCATGCCCGTAGTCGGCCGAAGGGCGGCGTGGAATTGGGAGCACCCGGACGCGGTTGGCCCCATGGCATCCTCATGCGCATCGGGGTAGCGGGGAACACCGGCTGAGGCTCCATCTCCCGGCTGGAGCCTTCTGCACTCGCCGCCCTGGCGGAAGCAAACCCTAGGTTTAGGGGTTGAAAAACCCCCATCTCGGGATTCGATGGTCGAATCCCGGCGATGTGGACTGCGGCCACGGCGAcgctcctcgtccccctcctgaTGGGCCTCAAAGCAATGGGAGACGTGCGATTTCAGACCGGTACTCGATCGGGCTCAATTGGCGTCGCCGCATCGCGGAGGCCGCTTGCCTTGTACTCCCGGATCATCCGCAGCCGCTCAGAGTTCGGGCGGGTGACGATCGGGGCGGCGGGATTCGTCGGTGCTGGGGGCGAAGCAGGCGAGGAGGCCATGGAGGCGGTTGATGGGACGGTCGCGTGTGTCAGTGAGAGAGCCAAGTGGAGAGAGATGGAGTGAAACTGGTGACTACAagtggagagagagagggtggtggaaaACCGCGGTGTCTCCCgcgcttctccacgcgtgcaaccGTTACACGCCCGCGCGAAAAATCTCACGAAAACTGAACATGCCGGCTGGAAATGCTGATTTGGGCGTTCCTTCCGGGTCTATCCTAGGAGTGTTTTGAGAACCGATTAGCCCagacattagagcatctccagtcgcgtcccccaaatgatgtttgggggacggcggacaagaaatggagaaaaacgcggttcagtcgcgtcccccaaagctaaatagTGCCTCATTTTATGTTCGGCGTTCCCGTTAGAGACTCTATGTACAGAGTCCGGACGCAAAAATAGCGTCCGGACGCATGCATGCATCCCCTTCTCcccacatgtcattctcttttcccatactttctctcacctacttttcccacatggagtggttccctctattaaaatgcatgtatCCGGAcgttgtttgagggacgcggctcttttttgtacagattttcagtctctttttgtctggcgcggtcctaaacgtgctccaaatcatttgtgccggatgttttttgagggacgcgactggagatgctcttattccgAGTAAGCAAACGGCCTTTTTTTACTGGCCCTATGTGAGCCAAAGGCTTGAGGACATCATCCTGCGCTGGGAGTTGGGACGAGCGGGTGCACCGGAACCGGCCGGGGCCATCACCAACCTGGAGACCACCCGTGCGCATGGGTTCGAGGTGGCAACTGGCAAGACAGGGTTTCTGCGGGCAGGCAAACCGTGGGCTGGAACTGGAGCACCTGCACACGCGCCGGCGCGCAACGGCTGAAGGAAACCAGCCGCCAACTGCACCGCCGACGCAAGTTCGGCGAGAGTGTCACAAGCATACAGAGCGGAACAAAAGCCACCGCGTACGCCTCGCTCATCACATCTCTATATCTCGTGCCGTCCACATCCAAAAGCGGTGCCACGCTGAATTCGCGCACCTATATTTATGGGATGGAGGCAGTGATCCCCAGGCACGAGGCCGGCCGGTCTTACTGACAGCGAGAGCGACGCCATGGAACCAGAGAGAGCGGTGGCGAGCGGCGTGACGCCTGCTGGCGGAGGCGCGGAGGCCTCTCGGGAGACGGCGGGCGCCGCGACGATGACGAAGGTGGTGGTGGCCGTGGACGCGAGCGAGGAGAGCCTGCACGCGCTGTCGTGGGCGCTGGACCACGTCGTCCGGCACCACCCCGGCGCGTCGCTCGTCGTCGTCCACGCCCAGCACCCCGCGGACCACTTCGTCTACCCCGTCGCCGCCCACGGTATCGACCGCTACAACGAGCTCACACACTCTTCTTTCAATTCCATTTGCGTTGGTTGACGCGCTTGGTGCTGCGCTTGAGCTTGATCAGGCCTGGCCTACATTCCGCCCACGGCTGTGGAATCCATGAAGAAGACGCAGGAGGAGAACACTCGGAAGGTGGTGGCCCGCGCGCTGGAGGTGTGCGCGCAGAGGCAGGTGACGGccaaggcggcggtggtggagggcgACCCGAAGGAGGCCATCTGCCAGGCCGTGGAGGAGATGCACGCCGACCTGCTCGTCCTCGGCAGCCGCGGTCTCGGCATGATCAAGAGGTACGCACTGAGCACTGGCCGTGGAGTAGTACGTTGTGATAAATCAATCGCCTGACCTGACCTTTTTTGTGGTTCGATGCTTCGTGGCGCTGCAGGGCGTTGCTGGGCAGCGTGAGCGACTACCTCGCCCACCATGCGAGCTGCCCCGTTCTCATCGTGAAGCCTCCCAAAGCGCACCCCAAGGGAACCGGAAGCTCCGCCTAAGCTGCAGTTGGGTCGTCTGTCAAGCGTCAACCAGTTGTACTGAACTTGTTCGCAACCGTGTTAAGTGTGCCCTGTACTTTTTTTAGATAATAGGCAAAGatttgcccgactttaaattaataaagccaacaCGGTATCAAAGATTCAGATACAAACTGCTGGGCATTACAGCTTGGCCACCATAAACATCGGCACACATGGCTAAGAGTTTCAAGGATGGCAAGGCAAAGTGCCAAAAGCTAACAGAACATAAAAGGGCCTCCATGAAGTCGAGACCGTCCTCGGACCCGCACCGTGGCACGGACTACTCCATCACGTCGATGCTGGCTTGAGCGACGCGTACAGCTCCCTTAGCTCGCGTGCCATCTAGCTTATGCCCTCCTTTTCTCTTGGCTTGCATTTTAGGCTTCACAGCTGCAAAAAAATGATGATTTTGTAAATAATGTCAGCTGGGTTAGAGATAGTTTTCTTTTCAATAGCAAGTTTATTGCGAACATTCCACAACGCCCAAGATTGGGCAAGGAAAAGGATCCACAGCAGTTTTCTGGGATAGCCCGAGAAGCTGGAGAGGATGGCGTGAAATTGTGCAAAATTG contains:
- the LOC124697490 gene encoding universal stress protein YxiE-like, with protein sequence MWLIEAVIARHDAGLTTDSERVAMEEERAAAAVASGVPPAGAGGAEASRVTAGATTMKVVAAVDAGEESLRALSWALDHVVRQNPGASVVVVHAQHRAEHFVYPVAAHGLAYAPPMAVDSMKKTQEENARRVVSRALEVCAQRQVTAKAAVVEGDPKEAICQAVEDMHADLLVLGSRGLGMIKRALLGSVSDYLAHHASCPVLIVKPPKAHAKGTGSST